The following DNA comes from Ricinus communis isolate WT05 ecotype wild-type chromosome 10, ASM1957865v1, whole genome shotgun sequence.
tatttatgaaattttacaCCTCCCAGTCACCTAGATCAATCTTCCTTGTTCTATTGTTATTCGAGAGTAAGCTATTCATTCAACATGTGCTCCAGAAGTGTAGAGAGAATGAGCTGTCAATAATTGATGTCGGTGAAGGACCAACTGCTAACAATAGGCTTAACAAggaactttttctttaaaatcatttttctaGTTATTCAGAATGTTACTTTGTGTCAGACTCAAATTTACGTGAACTAGTTCCATCCACCCAAGTTTTTACTTAGGATCTTATGTAGGTTACGTGACCTAAAGATTCAAGTACTTGATTATAAGAAATTGTTATTCCAGTACTACATGTAAAATTGCATAAAGTTTGAGGTAAAATTTTGGATCCATGCCACTTTAGATCTTGATTTCTGTTTCACTTGTGCCTTACAAACTTAGGAAACTTCTGAAATTGAACTGTATAAAACAACTAACAAGCTTATAatgtttcttttctccttttagaACTGGGCAAGACTTTGTTTGGCAGGTGAAATGAAATCTCTTAAACAGtcgaaaaattaaagaatatgatttttttatgcttCTTTATAAGTTTTTACTGAATAATTCTCTTAATTTACTCCATTGATTCGAAAAATTTGGtgtacaaaataaattactttaaggtctcctctctctctctcttctgcAAATTTATATCCACCACTTCCATGATTAGCTTGAATGCCATAATCAAGAAGGTAATTATCATTAAGAGATACTTTTCCAATTGTTGTGCTGGTTATATCCAACTTTATCACAAAGAAAATGCTTCCCGAACATTTTGTCTGCTGCTTTgagaatgatttttttttttttttttttttcttagtttgTAAGGATAAGGTTCTTTTGCTGCCTAGTTCTTAATATTTTGGAGTTTGGAGTAATCATATGGTTTGATATCTTGGCCATATAAAGtcaatttttatctttggctcataaaatgatttctttttcaaggATATTGTGCATATCTTGATGCTGAGAATGCATTGGACCCTTCTCTTGTTGAATCAATGGGGGTAAACACAGAAAATCTTCTTATCTCACCGCCAGATTCTGCGGAAAACTTGCTGAGTGTAGTTGATACACTGACCAAGAGTGGCTCTGTGGATGTGATCGTGGTCGATAGTGTAAGCAATTACTCTTAATGTGCATGCATACATATGCAACCCTTTCTGCTAATTTTAAATGTGGCTCTATCAATTACTGTTGCCTTTCAGTTCAAAATTAAGGATCTTACTGCTCCACGGTTTGTCATGATATTTATTGCAAAATATCATTTGTTTGAATCAATTATGCCAATGTTATTGATATTAGGTTCATAACCTCATATGACATCCAAATGCTGGTGACTGCAACTGAATGTGTCTGGACAGGTGGTTTGCGAGATTTCTCTATGCggatattcttttaaatatgagTTTCTTAGATGCGTAATCAAGACTGGGCTTTGATGCTGCaaatttattactaatattcTATTCTAAAAGTAGACATGTTAGTCCCTAGAGGTTTGGTACAAGATTTTGTCACCCACAGAGATATGTCAAAAGCTGTTCTATGAATGGAGGAACTCtgatctaaatttaataatattttgaattacTCCAAAGAAGCATGATAAACACCTCCTGTTTGCCATCAATCTTCACCTTTAGGCCCTGTAAACTTCAAACTATTTATGCTAAATGCTCACTGagcacaatttttttttaaaaaaaaaacctgctaagaaaaaaatagttgTTAACTTGAATAGGAGCTGTAAGATCATTCAATAAATCTCAGCAGGTAGAAAGGTCTTGGTTTAAATTATGGACTCTGAAGTGATTCATTGTGAATGTAAGGTGTTGaacaaagagaaagaaaaaaagctagtctccattaaaataataaaaattggcATGAATATTTCAGCAGAGTAATATGAGATATCCTTGAAAAAGAAGAGGGAAATAGTAATTTCCCTTGTATGCCTTTGTGGAATTTAATCTATGACTTATTTACAACGAAGTGTAAAAGTTCCGTTCCCTGGAAAGCTTTACCTCATGCCTCTTTCTAAAAGCTTCTATATATACTAGTCATATCATATTGTCTTTTCCTactcttctttttcattttcttagaattataagaattattGTTATTCTATGATCATCATTATCACTGAAGCAGCTTATGCTGATAATATCACCGCTTGCTTTTGATATGGTAGGTAATTGTTGCTTTTGTGTGTTGTTGGGAGCCTTGATAAATTGAATCTTGTTGATCACTTTGAACTTTTCTGCCCTCTCTCCCAGATTATGCTGCCaaactttttacttttaaatatgtatCTGGTGTTTCAGGTTGCTGCTCTCGTACCTCAACTTGAGCTCGATACTATGCTAGGAAGCACAGAGGACAGACAATCAAGAATAATGTCCCAAGCAgtcagaaaaataaattattctttatccCAGTCTAAAACTCTCATCATTTTCCTTAATCAGGTTGAGGTCTTTCTTCAATGTTTACAAgcttttttttcattaagaTAGGAATTTTGTTGTATAAGTTATGAGGGGGGACATTCTTTGTTTATTATCTTTTGTATCCAGGTTAGAGCAAATGTAAAATCAGGACAAGGTCTAGGACAAGTGGATGAGGCCACTTGTGGTGGAAATGCCTTGAAATTTTACTCAGCTGTACGGTTGAGAATGGCTCGCAAAGCATTGCTCAAGACTGAGGATGAGGTACAATTCTCAGATACTGTGATGGAGGTGctttaattaacttaaattcTGGGGgagtatatatacatatatattctCAAGCTCCTAAATAGCAGATGTTGCATTTATTTTTGCCTAAAATCAAGTAGGAAATAGACCATGCTTTCTACAAATGAGCAATCGGCACTTTATGGTATTAAGCTTCTCCATGGATTGTTTGTAACTGCACAAATGCACAGTTGCCCGCACCTTCACATTTATGTAATTTCACACTAGAACACACTCGCAAGAGTAAGGAGCATGCAAACGCCAGCATGCAAAGATGTCCATCCATAATGGTGGATatgaacaaaagaagatacaAAAGATTGATTAAAGAACATTTATCTGAAGTATTATTTCTATACCTGGAGCTACTTTATCCCCAATCTTGTTTACTAAATGCATCTTTATTTCTTGCTTCAGTTTTTCCCTGTTTTTGCTTTTCTGATTATTGCTTTCGTTTCTTCAATTTTAACTCTTCACTTGCATGTCAAGGTTTTTTCCATGCTTTCTATGAAACTATGCCCTTCTTAGTTCTTATTGTTTCTTTTActttcactttattttttttggtttaaaagaaatatttcttcttcagaTAACTGGCCTTAGGGTGTCAGTCCAAGTGGTGAAAAATAAATTGGCACCAGCAATGAAAAAAGCTGAACTTGGAATACAATTCGGAAGAGGCTTCTGCTCTGAGTCTGAGGTTTTAGAATTGGCTTGTGAATATGGAGTGATAAGGCAAGAAGGAAGCACTTATTGCATTGAAGAAGAGGTTTTTAGTAATAAACACGCAGCTGAAGAGTATCTTGCTGAAAACTACAAGGTTCATGATAGAATAGTTAGAACCTTGAGAACTCACTTGTTCTAGAAAGGAAGGGATGATTGTCTGATACACTTTGATGGATGAGCTTTACTGAAAGGAACAGGGAAAATCTAAGTGAATGGATTCAAAGCTGGCTATGGATTACATATCCTCGCTAGAAAACTGCCCCTTGTAGAATTTGAATGCACCTCAATGGCATCAGAGCTTATTCATGTGATTCGGAAGGGGTTACTGCTGGAATAAGATGATCTTGCTGGTTGGGCGCTTGAGATTACCAACCCTGGAAATATTCTTTTCCAGCAGGAGTTGGACAGGTTATTTGTGAAGACCAAGTGTAGATTTCCCTTAAAACCAGGGAGGCTCAGCAATGCATGTACGTTTCTTGCGAACTCGATTACTCTTGTATTTACCTTAAAGAAACTTCTGAGATTTGAATTCTACAAGGAACCATTTGATTCTATTGATGTGGATGAATGAAGcaaatatttgaatatatCGAAGATGCATAATTATGAACCTGCATGCTAGGCTAAGGAGATTATATCTGCATAGTATGTCTTTGTTTCATCATAGTTTGCAGGACCTTGTGCTTTTGCTTGAATGATAAGCAAGGTTGTGGTTTATGAGAATGGATGATGCTCTTTGGCTCCATTTCACAAATGATAAGCACATTTGTTCTaaagaaatgagaaaacatGTTTTCCTTCTGTTATCTATATGTCCATTTCCTATGCAGGGTACTGTAAATAGAATACTAGAAGTTACATATActtcatccataaataccaaATAGTTATGGGAAGACAATTTGCACTTTCAAGAATATCTTCATTTTATTGTCTTGCTCTCTTGGTAATTGAATTTGTGAGTGACCTTCCATAATGTTGGAATGTGACTCACTTGAGAACACCGAGTAGAAACAAGAATTGGTTTGCTGCACCTCTTAATTAAGCAGTAAAAGGAGCTATTACCTTTGGAGACAATTTCAAAGAACTGATAGATTACCATGGTAGATTTACCAAAGAGATTAGATTACTAATGCTACCATTGCCTAAGACCAAAGAATGGATAAAATTTCCATTTAGGCATGAATAATACTGATCTTCagctttaattattataatccAATTTGATGCATGTGATATTGAATTTGCTCGGTTGACCCtttaaaagtaaatagtaAAATACAACATAGAAAGATTGTTCCAAGTAGAAAATTGAGCTTATGATCAAATCAAGGTCCTGGATAGCAGTCAGAACGAGAATAGCAGTAGAATGAACAAGCAAGAAGGCTAATTGTCATTCAGCTGTTTCGATGATcataaaactaagaaaatatgaaatttagcTTTCCAAGAAACGACTAGGCATGGATGACAAGGTCTATCCAAGCTGTTCAGGGCCAAGTGAAGCACAGAAGAACCCTGTAAAGAGAGAATTAATTTGGCTGATGCCAAATGTTGCTTAATATGATTTCCCACAATGTATCAAGCTCCCAGCACCCAAGAAAAGACCAAATATGGCAGCACTGCCTAATGTTGTTTGTCCAATATACCTGATCTTCAAAAGTCCTGGCACCTGCATTTTCCCAGAcaaaataattacattaatttGGAAATACCTATATTTCACATAATGGAGGGGAAGCAAGAAcgggaaagaaaaaaaagagaaataaatcagCCGGAGCAAGAGCCAAGATGACATTAATGATTCGTTGGTTTTCAGATGATTGacttaaaaatgaaatgacaTATCACATGAAATGAAAGGAGGGAGAAGCTCAGCGGCCTTGTTATATTTAACGACTTCGCCTTTGCACAAGAGTGACAAACTGAAGCATATCATTTtactttctcttcttctatttaatatatttttgtatgcttgttacaactaggttaaagaaataattaaaggaAGAGAAGCCTCCTGTAATACAACAAAATAAAGCATCCAGCACATTTTAACACTGATTACAGAGAGTATAAGCATATGATTCAAGTTCCAGCCGAtacaaaatacaaatataacaGATTGAGCAGACAAATAACAGATCAGTGGTCTAATCCTTCAAGTCCAGCCTATAGATGCATGCTGCTAATAGCAAACCATCTTCAAGGATAGCTTATTTTGTTGGCACAAAACCTCactaatctttttcttttgtactaAACTGGAGAAACAACAGCATGGCTGACCTAAAAAGCGGACTCATCAAAGTATCGCATGTGTAACACTAATTGCAAAGATAAGAACTTTTTATAGTTAGCTTCCAGGGCCAAACATGAAGCTATTCCCCACAAACAACTCCACAagtaatgagaaaaaaaaaaaagaggagaatGTTTTCTCCCCCATATTCATAGATCATATCTAAATGAATGTTATAAGGAATGTTTGGTCAAGCATGAAGGTGGGTGTCACAGTGCAAATAGACTGCATGCTTTTTAAATCTTAGAAAAAATAGACAACAAAAACTTTtggcaaagaaaaagaaaatatagagagGGGATTGGACAGTACTATGCTCTCAAGTATTAATGCATGTCACATGCTATCACTTGAGTACCCTGTAACAGCATTTACAGGGAACACCATGTTGATTCATATATACTCTGTATCATCCATATGGCAGGAGCCAATTGCATAAATTctagttaaatattttacgaGGTAGAAGTAAAAGCTTAAGACTACcacataataattaaatcatttagACACAGAATCAGTATCTCCAGTAATTCAAGATAGATAATGGTGGTCACTCTATTTTGAAGCTTCAATTTTGTGGTCTCTCTATTTTTGGTTTATAGTTTTGAGACTGTAGATTGGGCAGtctctattttataaatgattctatattgttttcttattgaGGATACATCCCATTATAGCTTTTAGCAATTTATTCAAAACAGAAAATGCACaagtaattaaaagaaaaagaaaaagcatagACTTTTAAGTTGGCTAATGATCAAGGAACTTAAAAGAGCTAGTAAACTTTAAGTCTCAACACAATCTCACTTATATATTCGGTGGTGGGCTAGATACCGTACCTTATACCTGATTGCTTCATATGTCCCATACACAGCACCTAGAAGGAAAGAAGATCAGATACATAATCACAAAGCTAAAGTTCAATAATTGACAAGAagttaatatatgaaaaaaatgcATATATATTGAAACTTTTCCTTACCAACTTATTCTTTTCAGCACTTCTCATCAAAACTTTAACATCCAAGGGTAAAAGAGAGTTAAATGAGCCTAATATTATCAAACTTAAGGATTAATTTCCAACATTACGCCAGTATAGGTGTCTTCTACACTCAAGTTTTCCTTAATCACACTTTCTCCTAATATGATATCTCAtagaaaattctaaaaatgatGAGATAATTAACAGCCACACCGTGTTTGGGAAATCTAAAACtcaagaattcaattaaattgaattctaTTTAGTTAATTCTCATGTCTAAAAAGTCTGTAGTTCCAGAATTAAATTCTTTcaactgaaaaagaaatgcagcattttgaaagaaatgataTGATACCACCAGACTTGACATAATTTGGCAAAAGTTGTTGCACATGATTTGTTCCAAACAATGTCTCAAAACTCAAATTATATGCCCGTAGTCATCAATAAGCTCCCTAGTCCACAAATCAAGGAACATGGCAATTCTTAACAAAAAACCAAAAACTCTCTACCTTAGACTAAAGCAAGTATACTCAGAtacacaacacaaaacaaGAATGCAAAAGCCAATAACAACGAGAATCACATATATACTGAGTAGAAGTAAAGCCAGATACAATTCCAAGAAACAGGAAACAGTACCAACAAGAAGCACATATATTAAGCTATACCCAGATGCAAttccaagaaaaagaaagaacacaGATTCCAACAAGCAGAGGCAAATACATTAAGTAAAACCAGAGCTACAAGATTATGAGAATTCAACAAAAATTTACAAAGGGTTAAGAGTTACCTACAGCGCCACCCACAGCACCTCCAATAGCGACGCCGGCGGTGACACGAGTCAGGCAACTATCCCTAGCCATTTGGATTTTGTAATTACTATCACTAGGGTTTTTGCAGGTTGACGTATGTATGCATAgaattgaaatggaaatagaAATAGTTGCGACTTATTAGAAGGAAAAGGCAAGGCAGAAATCCATCTTAAACCCTGAACTTTTttggttttctatttttcttttttctattatcgGTATTAAGCCtctttaatttcatattcCTACATTTGGATcctctaattttattattaatttcagtAGCAGtagaatattagaaatatttttattttggtcgTTAAAATTGGCCTAATTTCATTTATAGAATTGGCCAAATTCTAGAAGCATGTTAATGATGATAACTGcaatttaatcttaaaaaaaagttaGGTTTTGACAAACAAAATTGTGTTTGTgttttacaattaaaataataatatcgtGACAATTAATTTTACGGTTTAATgtgcaatatatataatttttaatattaaaactgAGATTAATAGAGAGGATCAAGATTTTTGATAAACATTATCTGATTCTTCAATAATGGTTGTCGATAACTCTtccaatattttattatttgcttgtaattactaaaattatttacacatttatataaaaaaaatctcatttaaTTCTTAGTTTagtactaatttttatttaaaaataataatttcaaatttcttaaaagatacattttctttcttatatgTACCATTCTACGAACCAAACATGACTTAAAACCTCATTTCTCATTCTTTTACAAGTCATCATTCAGCATAGTAATACCGCAATCATCTTTCTTTACTGAGAGATTGCATGAACTCCATCACTATTAACACAACTGAACATTGTGAATAGGCTTTAATAGCTAAAAAAACATGCACTCTTCACTTGGTATCAAATTTAGCATGGACTTTCAGGATTTTCAATTTGACTATCatactttcatattttcttcaatttcacCCTTCATCCAAAATACCACCTAATGTTGCTGGTGTGTCAATTTTTCGGCGAAACCCAACAAATAGGTGATGAGTCAGCAACTAATGCTGACTCATCCTATTGTGTTAAACAGTACCGTTGCGtttaagatataaaaaatcttaataaacCCTAATGTACAACATATTATAGAAAGACAAATACATCTTTTGCCTCTTATCTGACTACCTTGATTCCTATTCACAAAGCACTCAAAGTAAAAATCTATTCCTCTCTTTATCTTTAGACTTCTACTGTCCCCATTCTTTATCCAGTTAACATTTTGGATTATATCTAACTCATCTTATTTATTGGAAATGTGGGTTAACTATACTAGGATCTATGTTAGATtaagtattatttaatttaagcttttgaaaattaagaataaaagtaTTCGTCAATTTACTTTTGAAATTAGGGTTATGTTAGATTAAAgattatctaatttatttttaatagattatCATTGTGGCAGTGTGTTTGTTGAGAATGAAAGGAACTATGTATGCTGGTGGAGAAATGTCTTTGATCCATAACTGCAATGTCAATAGGACAGGTTACTTTGATGTCGAAAGTGATGTAATGAGGCTTGGCTATGAAGGAATAACAAAAATAGCTTCTATGAAGCTTAATATTGCATAGACTTTTCAGTTTGAGTTTTTCAGGAAAGAGGTTCAATTTGGCTACTGATTTTATTGTTCGAATtcataattctattttattttttataaaaatgagagaGTGAATTGCACACTCTAAAAAGAAAGtggatac
Coding sequences within:
- the LOC8263551 gene encoding DNA repair protein recA homolog 2, mitochondrial, whose translation is MAPFLHSLRLHSLPRFRLCSSFFPSLSQNMRNEAITSLGRGPRLLCSLANSSDFECDKLIDDSEAMEKHNKLFLALKEISGEFCRESMLSLHRFFSSRQASVISTGSLKLDLALGIGGLPKGRMVEIYGQEASGKTTLALHIIKEAQKCGGYCAYLDAENALDPSLVESMGVNTENLLISPPDSAENLLSVVDTLTKSGSVDVIVVDSVAALVPQLELDTMLGSTEDRQSRIMSQAVRKINYSLSQSKTLIIFLNQVRANVKSGQGLGQVDEATCGGNALKFYSAVRLRMARKALLKTEDEITGLRVSVQVVKNKLAPAMKKAELGIQFGRGFCSESEVLELACEYGVIRQEGSTYCIEEEVFSNKHAAEEYLAENYKVHDRIVRTLRTHLF
- the LOC107262426 gene encoding reactive oxygen species modulator 1 → MARDSCLTRVTAGVAIGGAVGGAVGAVYGTYEAIRYKVPGLLKIRYIGQTTLGSAAIFGLFLGAGSLIHCGKSY